The following coding sequences lie in one Leptospira saintgironsiae genomic window:
- a CDS encoding BTAD domain-containing putative transcriptional regulator has protein sequence MTYYQLSCYLVVTVLVYRTIHNLVLYFRNRKQSYLLYFALLQVAYGAYLFCFIQTINVENPEKALPWERVENATAVVFATFIALFVNNYKKLFSRDFILLYVFMNLILVGILLQDPNAYTMSVAHPKHFPSLGIVIYETDQPTIMQFIFLSSILMIIWTVMKVMGQVRKNRFRNHFLFYGLVLFFASLIADILVASDIIGIPYTSHFSFLILMFCVDSFLTVNKSEREVRMEFKESVSKWLTKPEASSFGSQVKNISEEGSESKLNKEKGRNPKKLSVRALGPLELDLDGKKIPAAEYSSKKKLLKLIKLLLVRFGKGIHKEELLENLWPGMSEKNALNSLHALLFRLRKILGNPEAVVFAEDRLFFHPDLVEADFVEFEKRYETAGKLLRNKKEEEAVQSYREAQELYTGDFFEFDLYFPESELKREYLRKNLIEIYRILCEYAQKGGDSNSLLSDSESWIRLDDLDERAWRFHFESLQSLDRKNEALRKFEDMKKILKKELGVEPDQETVSLIEKIRVTSPVS, from the coding sequence ATGACGTATTATCAGCTTTCATGTTATTTGGTCGTGACTGTATTAGTATACCGTACGATTCATAATTTAGTTTTATATTTTAGAAATCGGAAACAGTCATACCTTCTATATTTCGCCTTGCTTCAAGTTGCGTATGGCGCTTACTTATTTTGTTTTATCCAAACCATCAATGTTGAAAATCCTGAAAAGGCTTTACCCTGGGAAAGAGTGGAGAATGCGACAGCGGTAGTATTTGCCACGTTTATCGCGCTCTTTGTGAATAATTATAAAAAACTTTTTAGCAGGGATTTCATTCTGCTATACGTGTTCATGAACTTGATCCTTGTAGGGATACTATTGCAGGATCCAAACGCTTATACAATGAGCGTTGCTCACCCGAAACATTTTCCTTCTTTAGGCATAGTTATCTACGAAACAGACCAGCCTACTATCATGCAGTTTATCTTCCTTTCCAGTATTCTGATGATCATATGGACTGTAATGAAGGTAATGGGTCAGGTCCGTAAGAATCGATTTAGGAACCATTTCCTATTTTACGGATTGGTATTATTCTTCGCGAGTTTGATAGCGGATATCTTGGTAGCGAGTGATATAATCGGTATTCCTTATACTTCTCATTTTAGCTTTTTGATCCTTATGTTCTGTGTGGACAGCTTCCTCACAGTGAATAAGTCCGAAAGAGAAGTCAGGATGGAATTCAAGGAATCAGTTTCCAAATGGCTTACTAAGCCGGAAGCTTCTTCTTTTGGATCACAAGTTAAGAACATAAGCGAAGAAGGTTCCGAATCTAAACTTAATAAAGAGAAGGGCCGTAATCCTAAAAAGTTAAGTGTTAGAGCACTTGGTCCATTAGAATTGGATCTGGATGGGAAGAAGATCCCAGCAGCAGAATATTCCAGTAAGAAAAAACTTCTTAAACTTATTAAACTACTATTAGTTCGTTTTGGCAAAGGTATTCATAAAGAGGAATTATTAGAAAATCTCTGGCCTGGAATGTCTGAGAAAAATGCTCTAAATAGTTTGCATGCTCTACTTTTCCGTCTTCGTAAAATATTAGGAAATCCAGAAGCAGTTGTATTCGCAGAGGATAGATTATTCTTCCATCCCGATCTGGTAGAAGCTGACTTTGTTGAATTCGAGAAAAGATATGAGACTGCAGGTAAACTTCTTCGTAACAAAAAAGAAGAAGAAGCGGTGCAATCTTATAGAGAAGCACAAGAACTATATACAGGAGACTTTTTCGAATTCGATCTGTATTTCCCGGAATCAGAACTAAAGCGGGAATATCTACGCAAGAACCTGATCGAAATTTATAGAATTCTATGTGAATACGCTCAGAAAGGCGGAGATTCAAATTCTCTACTTTCTGATTCTGAAAGCTGGATCCGTTTGGATGATCTGGACGAAAGAGCTTGGAGATTTCATTTCGAGTCATTACAATCTCTTGATCGTAAGAATGAAGCTCTACGCAAATTCGAAGATATGAAGAAGATCCTTAAAAAAGAATTAGGCGTGGAACCTGACCAAGAGACAGTTTCGTTGATAGAAAAGATCCGTGTTACTTCTCCAGTGAGCTGA
- a CDS encoding RNA recognition motif domain-containing protein — translation MKISVGNLPQEWKEEDLEKLFSKYGKAEHISIKKDKLTGRSLGYGSLELEDEAAKKALEALNKYEVSGKVLTVVDADEWKKEFDKKQSVKGGPSHNKVQGSQTTGGFGSSVRRTGGRGK, via the coding sequence ATGAAGATTTCAGTGGGCAATCTTCCCCAGGAATGGAAGGAAGAAGATTTGGAAAAATTATTCTCCAAATACGGAAAGGCTGAACATATTTCCATCAAAAAGGATAAACTCACAGGACGTTCTTTGGGTTACGGTTCTTTGGAATTGGAAGATGAGGCTGCAAAAAAAGCCCTGGAAGCTTTAAACAAGTACGAGGTTTCCGGAAAAGTTCTAACGGTGGTAGACGCCGACGAATGGAAAAAAGAATTCGATAAAAAACAATCCGTAAAAGGCGGGCCTAGTCACAATAAAGTACAGGGTAGCCAGACCACGGGAGGTTTTGGAAGTTCCGTCAGACGCACTGGAGGTAGAGGAAAATGA
- a CDS encoding TRAP transporter large permease subunit: MWRKIVSWAVLFFLFVPLVQSGSQLVQARLLGLGGSIWPNYAMIRNVCIADPNAETDTKAEVSQADMDALDDIGLGDTSGGKNVGVPTGPTETQLELEKLAGSLTTGQKLYCGFERRLSWLTISAIDYIPMTMVFLLIVAGTVSTTRRYHIALRNPENSKEEKITEWSQIIANTIIMVSAAFMYPLQKGVEAQIQVLWVLGLILLAGLNFYNLLNPVFKNGEGKQNTKLSNALLCVPLYAWMALICGLYFFILEKHPAGLAIYLQKLTAHAQLYIQIGLYVWTGILLRDTSLGKRFFDLLNPWKLPSELLAVIIVVVAALPTAYSGASGIVVLALGATIFKELRRAGASQERALAATAMSGSLGVVLPPCLLVVIVASLNLEVTTDELFHWGWRVFALSSTLFLIVSWFSRTESWKIRPEQDAFKKSLLAFKSFSVYLVISIAIVLTIVLALGTHFDERTAPYILPIAMLALLFIDYKISKKEKLEKGETHNEEVELSRTSYDAGSHLGALLLLMGLSACMGGVFERSEVINLFPTQLGSPMSAMLILTFALVIIGMLMDPYGAVILVSVTLYPIAKANGIHPLNFWMTALVSFELGYLTPPVALNHLLTKHVVRDLLIEDKSLEGKGFFARHEHIVIPIIVLTLTLLVTAFGPILYSKYAG, translated from the coding sequence ATGTGGAGAAAAATCGTTTCCTGGGCGGTATTATTCTTTTTATTCGTACCCCTTGTTCAAAGTGGAAGCCAGTTAGTTCAGGCTAGGTTATTAGGCTTAGGCGGCAGTATTTGGCCGAACTATGCTATGATCCGAAATGTTTGTATCGCTGATCCGAATGCGGAAACAGATACAAAAGCAGAAGTCAGCCAAGCGGATATGGACGCTTTGGATGACATAGGTCTTGGAGATACTTCAGGCGGGAAAAATGTAGGAGTTCCAACAGGACCTACGGAAACTCAATTGGAGTTAGAGAAGCTTGCAGGCTCTCTTACTACAGGACAGAAATTATACTGTGGATTTGAACGTAGGCTTTCCTGGCTTACTATCTCAGCCATAGATTATATTCCTATGACTATGGTGTTCTTGCTTATTGTAGCTGGAACTGTTTCAACAACCAGAAGATATCATATTGCTCTTCGAAACCCTGAAAACTCAAAAGAGGAAAAGATTACTGAATGGAGCCAGATCATCGCGAATACGATCATCATGGTTTCTGCAGCATTCATGTATCCTCTTCAAAAAGGAGTAGAAGCTCAGATCCAAGTTCTTTGGGTTTTGGGACTTATACTTTTGGCAGGATTAAATTTTTATAATTTATTAAATCCTGTATTCAAAAATGGGGAAGGGAAACAAAATACCAAACTTTCCAATGCATTATTATGCGTTCCTTTATATGCTTGGATGGCGCTTATTTGCGGATTGTACTTCTTTATTTTAGAAAAACATCCGGCAGGGCTTGCGATCTATCTTCAAAAATTGACCGCACATGCTCAACTTTATATTCAGATCGGTCTTTATGTTTGGACTGGAATTCTTTTAAGAGATACTTCTCTCGGAAAAAGATTTTTCGATCTTCTGAACCCATGGAAACTTCCTTCTGAATTATTGGCGGTGATCATCGTTGTTGTTGCTGCTCTTCCTACTGCTTATAGCGGTGCTTCCGGGATCGTGGTTTTAGCATTAGGAGCTACTATCTTCAAGGAATTGAGAAGGGCAGGTGCAAGCCAAGAGAGAGCGCTTGCTGCGACTGCTATGTCAGGAAGTTTAGGAGTGGTTCTTCCTCCATGTTTACTCGTTGTGATTGTTGCTTCTTTGAACTTAGAAGTGACTACTGACGAATTATTCCATTGGGGTTGGAGAGTGTTTGCACTTTCTTCTACTTTATTCTTGATAGTCAGTTGGTTTAGCAGAACTGAATCTTGGAAGATCAGACCAGAACAAGATGCATTCAAAAAGTCTTTACTGGCATTCAAATCTTTCTCAGTTTATTTAGTGATCTCTATTGCAATCGTTCTTACGATCGTTCTTGCACTTGGAACCCATTTTGATGAAAGAACAGCACCTTATATCTTGCCGATCGCGATGCTGGCACTTCTATTCATAGATTATAAAATTTCCAAAAAAGAAAAACTGGAAAAGGGAGAAACTCATAACGAAGAAGTGGAACTTTCCAGAACTTCTTATGATGCAGGCTCACATTTAGGGGCACTTCTTCTTTTAATGGGATTGTCTGCTTGTATGGGAGGGGTTTTTGAAAGATCAGAAGTGATCAATCTATTCCCGACTCAATTGGGATCTCCAATGTCTGCGATGTTGATCTTAACATTTGCACTCGTGATCATTGGAATGCTGATGGATCCTTACGGGGCTGTGATCTTAGTTTCAGTAACTTTGTATCCGATTGCTAAGGCAAACGGGATCCATCCTTTGAATTTCTGGATGACCGCGCTTGTTTCATTCGAGTTAGGTTATTTGACTCCTCCAGTCGCGCTCAATCACTTGTTAACCAAACACGTAGTGAGAGATCTGTTAATCGAGGATAAAAGTTTAGAAGGAAAAGGTTTCTTCGCAAGACATGAACATATCGTAATTCCGATTATTGTTCTGACTCTGACCTTGCTTGTGACCGCTTTCGGGCCAATCCTGTATTCTAAATACGCAGGGTAA
- a CDS encoding putative solute-binding protein yields the protein MKKFLILSVIILGTWMSVGVGAAETVDRSMCVFDPSGAHGDVFKAAQRYQAQALTWGIRLDLKAYTDEVVANSDFKAGKCNMAFLTSLRVRSYVHESGSIEAIGALPSYDLLRKTIEALSNPKVRELNTDGDYETMAMFPGGAVYLLLRDKNLKDIKDLAGRKIATLTYDQAATTMVDIVGASMVPAEIATFAGIFNNGRADACYSPAIGIKPLELMKGISPNGGIVRFPIGQLTFQIVARHKDFAEGFGNTSRAWAATQFDAMLSLTKKAEQEIPAKFWIEVPKDLQKNYFEKFREVRIRLRDKKVYHPTILKLMKRVRCSADKEAAECADNLE from the coding sequence ATGAAGAAGTTTCTCATTCTATCGGTAATCATTCTCGGGACTTGGATGTCCGTAGGTGTGGGAGCAGCGGAGACGGTGGATCGATCCATGTGTGTATTCGATCCTTCCGGCGCACACGGAGACGTGTTTAAAGCGGCACAAAGATACCAAGCACAAGCTTTAACATGGGGAATCCGTCTGGATCTAAAAGCTTATACAGACGAAGTGGTCGCAAACTCCGACTTCAAAGCCGGAAAATGTAATATGGCATTCTTAACTTCTCTTAGAGTAAGAAGTTATGTGCATGAATCAGGATCCATCGAAGCGATCGGTGCATTGCCAAGTTATGACCTTCTCCGCAAAACAATCGAAGCATTATCAAATCCTAAAGTAAGAGAATTAAATACAGACGGTGACTACGAGACCATGGCTATGTTCCCTGGTGGCGCAGTTTATCTTTTATTAAGAGATAAGAACTTGAAAGATATCAAGGACCTAGCTGGAAGAAAGATCGCTACTTTAACTTATGACCAAGCTGCGACTACTATGGTGGATATTGTTGGAGCTTCTATGGTTCCGGCAGAGATCGCTACTTTTGCAGGTATTTTCAATAATGGTAGAGCGGATGCTTGTTATTCTCCTGCTATCGGGATCAAACCTTTGGAGCTGATGAAAGGGATTTCCCCGAATGGTGGAATTGTTCGTTTTCCAATCGGACAATTAACTTTCCAAATCGTAGCTCGTCATAAGGATTTTGCAGAAGGTTTTGGAAATACTTCCAGAGCTTGGGCAGCAACTCAGTTTGACGCTATGCTTTCTCTTACCAAAAAGGCAGAGCAAGAAATCCCAGCTAAGTTTTGGATAGAAGTTCCTAAAGATCTTCAAAAGAACTATTTCGAAAAATTTAGAGAAGTAAGGATCAGGCTGAGAGACAAAAAAGTATATCATCCTACCATTCTGAAACTAATGAAAAGGGTTCGTTGCAGCGCGGATAAAGAAGCCGCAGAGTGCGCGGATAACCTGGAATAA
- a CDS encoding inorganic phosphate transporter — MDIFLIIVAVMAVLGVMDLLVGVSNDAVNFTNSAVGSRAASRKIILIVSAFGIMLGALSSSGMMEVARKGIFHPEFFSLAELMFLFLAVMVSDIILLDLYNTLGLPTSTTVSLVFELLGASLVLAILKADTLNDAFKIINSESALKIIFGIALSVILAFFAGLILMFFFRLIFSFRLEKTMKWFGGIFSGLAVTVVIFFILLTAMKGSTFLSKDVLAWIQTNFKTILALSFIGFSILFQILILSKINVLKIVVLFGTAALAMAFASNDLVNFIGVPIASLQTHELIKAANWDANTMASGLGKEVLTDNRLLIGAALIMIIALFKSKKAETVTRTEVSLGSQGETVEAYQSSLVARVFVQIAVGIYYPIKRFLPSFLRNWIASRFKQTGTLELVRLHESDAFDLLRASVNILIASALILVGTIEKLPLSTTFVTFMVAMGTSLADGAWQKENAVNRVSGVLTVVGGWFMTAIFASFTGGFIAALFYYFGFAAVVVVLIFTFFLVLAFNRIHKKRKAEYDENLEKLLLLTKHPEKALSKSLSSLLGNLLLEKKAMNTLSSGYIGGKKKDFKQASKILKNLKKNYESSISGFLSLVDRHFDESDFQSIHPFTNALGYIDRIAENLANIHRNTSEKIDRFQTGLTKDEREDLKELRKLAEDLFELLAQSDKVPGLVEKARSSKKVKELSDIKVRIYKNQMKRIRKGDSKLKSSVAYFLVIEELVDINENLFALAEELVWVLPWIETKKKQFAKGNFSGAKLEFPKTKGKKKKKK; from the coding sequence ATGGATATCTTCCTAATCATAGTAGCAGTCATGGCTGTTCTCGGGGTAATGGACTTACTCGTCGGGGTTTCCAATGACGCAGTGAACTTTACAAATTCAGCAGTCGGATCTAGAGCAGCTTCCAGAAAAATCATCCTCATCGTTTCTGCATTCGGTATCATGCTCGGGGCATTAAGCTCCAGCGGAATGATGGAAGTTGCAAGAAAAGGGATTTTTCATCCTGAATTTTTCAGCCTAGCAGAGTTAATGTTCTTATTTTTGGCGGTGATGGTCTCCGATATCATCCTCTTGGACTTATACAATACATTAGGACTTCCCACTTCCACCACTGTGTCTTTGGTTTTCGAATTATTGGGCGCCTCTTTGGTCCTTGCAATTCTAAAAGCTGACACATTAAACGATGCATTTAAGATCATTAACTCAGAATCCGCCTTAAAGATCATATTCGGGATCGCATTATCAGTGATACTCGCATTCTTTGCAGGACTGATATTGATGTTCTTCTTCCGATTGATCTTCAGTTTCCGTTTAGAAAAAACAATGAAATGGTTCGGTGGAATTTTTTCAGGACTCGCAGTTACGGTTGTGATCTTCTTCATCCTTCTTACTGCAATGAAAGGGTCCACTTTCTTAAGCAAAGACGTATTAGCTTGGATCCAAACCAATTTTAAGACAATTCTTGCCTTAAGTTTTATAGGATTTTCTATTCTATTCCAGATACTGATCTTATCTAAAATAAATGTTCTGAAGATCGTCGTATTATTCGGAACTGCAGCACTTGCAATGGCATTCGCAAGTAATGATTTAGTGAACTTTATAGGAGTTCCTATCGCAAGTTTACAAACACATGAATTGATCAAAGCGGCCAACTGGGATGCAAATACGATGGCGTCTGGCTTAGGAAAAGAAGTTCTTACAGACAATAGACTTCTGATTGGTGCCGCCCTCATCATGATCATCGCGTTATTCAAATCCAAGAAAGCAGAAACTGTAACCAGAACTGAAGTAAGTTTAGGCTCTCAAGGAGAAACTGTAGAAGCATATCAATCCAGTTTGGTCGCAAGAGTATTCGTCCAAATCGCAGTTGGGATCTATTACCCTATTAAAAGATTTCTGCCTTCTTTCCTCCGAAATTGGATCGCTTCCAGATTTAAACAAACTGGGACCTTGGAATTAGTTCGTTTGCATGAAAGTGATGCATTCGATCTATTAAGAGCCTCCGTAAACATACTCATTGCATCCGCACTCATCCTTGTTGGAACCATCGAAAAACTTCCTCTTTCTACTACATTCGTAACCTTCATGGTAGCGATGGGAACCTCGCTCGCAGATGGAGCCTGGCAGAAAGAAAACGCAGTCAATCGTGTAAGCGGAGTTTTAACAGTTGTAGGCGGATGGTTTATGACTGCGATATTCGCTTCTTTCACAGGTGGATTTATCGCAGCTCTATTCTATTACTTCGGATTCGCAGCAGTAGTAGTAGTTTTAATATTCACATTTTTCTTGGTTCTTGCATTCAATCGAATCCATAAGAAAAGAAAGGCAGAATATGATGAGAATCTGGAAAAACTTCTCCTTCTCACCAAACACCCAGAAAAGGCACTTTCCAAATCGTTATCTTCTTTATTAGGAAATTTGTTATTAGAGAAGAAGGCGATGAATACACTTTCTTCCGGTTATATTGGAGGAAAGAAGAAGGACTTTAAACAGGCTTCTAAAATATTAAAGAACCTGAAGAAAAACTATGAATCTTCTATCTCCGGTTTTTTAAGTCTCGTAGATAGACATTTTGATGAGTCAGATTTCCAATCCATTCATCCATTCACAAATGCACTCGGTTATATAGATCGTATCGCAGAGAATCTTGCAAATATTCACAGGAACACTTCCGAAAAGATAGATCGTTTCCAAACAGGACTCACAAAAGACGAAAGAGAAGATCTAAAAGAATTACGCAAACTTGCAGAAGATCTTTTTGAACTTCTGGCACAATCTGATAAGGTCCCAGGTTTAGTCGAAAAGGCAAGATCTAGCAAAAAAGTAAAAGAACTCTCCGATATCAAAGTCCGTATTTACAAAAATCAAATGAAACGGATCCGAAAAGGAGATAGCAAATTAAAATCCAGCGTTGCCTACTTCTTAGTAATTGAGGAACTCGTAGATATTAACGAAAACTTATTTGCTCTGGCAGAAGAATTGGTTTGGGTTTTACCTTGGATAGAAACCAAGAAAAAACAATTTGCTAAGGGAAATTTCTCGGGAGCAAAACTGGAATTCCCTAAGACTAAAGGTAAGAAAAAAAAGAAGAAGTGA
- a CDS encoding Ig-like domain-containing protein, which produces MKRIFLGKISRGLEMNLKNIKVSNVDKGIKLAILSILWAGVLGCSPEKMKGFAMSDIFDIGFFSGGRVFDANPNLQPPYNSVDNSTAVLPVDFGSTSPQATLFINSTENVDRYKELEIRFSHPMNKTTVEQNFTISGTTGNLSGPNPGGEFYWMSGQKLRFNPYRELKPAESYTITITPDAATIGGVALENYTITFRTGLDYSLTNKITQGSQYTLNGTNDMTFDQSAALTVASTYVSPVVGENYIQSVILKKIGATNSQDICTTPPCSMSATISLNLNTSQVPPTVGGNTYYYEIATTNGKTFRKYFSFNYGKLENANGVLPYVANGVMDEAQMLPFLGKAIQKYTTGAFKVKDANGTPRTFQEFLLGMPDFPKKKFFENGAWTIGEACMRQDAKMSGDANVAAFKDFDYIPVFGAKSGGAGRGYCWVRHPDCVTDNGPPYHPKKRASGVDRDQWWTIYNNNNCGQNQNNANYPQACKNLFHWGEAAWSLCHYPTDVKSYKNGGYTSTVFSAFGRPEGDIGSAGEDLLDCAFPACFFDSYHIEKIAPGPFSKYSAILNVASGGIADGSAAITLDVYVTDMRLPKFVRCGSNNATHGCAAGTGTQLGNVVADLKVNPGSGAVTPGLGLDLKSRYTEVDLLVVSRFEDWYGAFNGPGALLVFRTTAKLNWDPAVEGTLNPAGYDWNNVQLSKPRLALARTRNNMTVTSDGLINMTVKTPFTVNDDYFPDNPSIAQILSNSNNFFIRPWANPLHMSLAGLYPGEDTSDFMYTEPMTYIHGSEGFNTIIEALVGRAELSNMANLTVDQVKQIITQYMLRDIVQRIAPNVLNSVIADLRDTGVTITLPSYLPAPLGNFPLTVKFKLNTDAAIKHDGTNKGLVTSLDFAFTSGYNPPAGLRTQSGKTGMVTTRTWTAANPPPSTYQFSQSAANPGFLISMHTDTISQAAFHLWQRRGLDIVLNKAFIDGMNAFAGADPLFALTTSFLKASPLVTILVPGRNKLQGLNGSNAIAPPVKSFDDIDMVMSPIHAPNVKFKPMTSAGVPKMRLYFTEMQLQIIAKKPTSCTGLVDEELTECQADTRANGYQQTLGTVRISFAADADFRFKMFSNPTNNPAFANLNALQVILDPINNLDYSVEVLEGQTYNPFGLDPDGIKSVISPLVTTLVIPMVNSIMKEIPMPPDITFPKLINPAGTQSCAISAKSDKVQFFTLTTPQVADPYLLGGMRFVGQAVTDPASLIVCP; this is translated from the coding sequence ATGAAGAGAATTTTTTTGGGAAAAATAAGTCGAGGGCTGGAAATGAATCTGAAAAATATAAAAGTTTCTAATGTCGATAAGGGAATCAAACTCGCGATCCTTTCTATTTTGTGGGCAGGTGTCTTAGGATGTAGCCCCGAAAAAATGAAAGGATTTGCAATGTCGGATATTTTCGACATAGGATTCTTTTCAGGAGGAAGAGTATTCGATGCAAATCCGAATCTTCAACCTCCATACAATAGCGTAGACAACAGCACTGCTGTACTACCTGTTGATTTCGGTTCTACCAGTCCTCAAGCTACTTTATTTATTAACTCTACTGAGAACGTAGACAGATATAAAGAGTTGGAAATTCGTTTTTCCCACCCAATGAATAAGACTACAGTAGAGCAGAACTTTACTATCTCTGGCACTACTGGAAATCTTTCAGGGCCGAATCCTGGTGGAGAATTCTACTGGATGAGTGGTCAGAAACTTCGTTTCAATCCTTATAGAGAATTAAAACCAGCTGAATCTTATACAATTACAATCACTCCGGATGCGGCGACAATCGGTGGAGTGGCTCTGGAAAATTATACAATTACTTTCAGAACCGGATTGGATTATAGCCTTACAAATAAGATCACCCAAGGAAGCCAATATACTCTGAACGGAACGAATGATATGACATTCGATCAGTCAGCAGCTTTGACAGTGGCTTCTACTTATGTAAGCCCAGTGGTAGGAGAGAATTATATCCAATCAGTTATTTTGAAGAAGATTGGCGCCACTAATTCCCAAGATATTTGTACCACTCCTCCATGTTCTATGAGTGCTACTATTTCTCTGAACTTAAACACTTCTCAAGTTCCTCCTACTGTTGGTGGGAATACCTACTATTATGAAATAGCTACAACAAACGGAAAAACTTTCCGTAAGTATTTCAGTTTTAATTACGGTAAGCTGGAGAACGCGAATGGTGTTCTTCCTTACGTAGCAAATGGTGTAATGGACGAAGCACAAATGCTTCCGTTCTTAGGAAAAGCCATCCAGAAATATACAACAGGCGCTTTCAAAGTTAAGGATGCAAACGGAACACCTCGTACCTTCCAAGAATTCTTATTAGGAATGCCTGATTTCCCTAAGAAAAAGTTTTTCGAAAATGGAGCTTGGACAATCGGCGAAGCTTGTATGAGACAAGATGCTAAAATGTCTGGGGATGCGAACGTCGCAGCATTTAAAGATTTCGATTATATTCCTGTGTTCGGAGCTAAATCTGGCGGCGCTGGAAGAGGGTATTGTTGGGTAAGACACCCTGACTGCGTTACGGATAACGGACCGCCTTATCACCCTAAAAAAAGAGCAAGCGGTGTAGATAGAGACCAATGGTGGACTATTTATAATAATAATAATTGTGGTCAAAACCAGAATAACGCGAATTACCCTCAGGCTTGTAAGAACTTATTCCATTGGGGTGAGGCGGCTTGGAGTCTTTGCCATTATCCTACCGACGTGAAGTCCTATAAGAACGGTGGATATACTTCTACAGTATTCTCCGCATTTGGTAGACCGGAAGGAGATATCGGATCAGCGGGAGAAGACTTATTAGATTGTGCATTCCCTGCATGTTTCTTCGATTCTTATCATATTGAAAAAATCGCTCCGGGACCATTTTCTAAATATAGCGCTATCTTAAACGTAGCTTCCGGTGGAATTGCAGACGGAAGTGCTGCGATCACATTGGACGTATATGTAACTGACATGAGGCTTCCTAAGTTCGTTCGTTGTGGATCCAATAATGCTACTCATGGTTGTGCTGCAGGAACTGGAACCCAATTAGGAAACGTTGTTGCAGACTTAAAAGTTAACCCTGGTTCCGGGGCGGTTACGCCAGGACTAGGTTTGGATCTAAAATCCAGATACACGGAAGTGGATCTTTTAGTAGTATCTCGTTTCGAAGACTGGTATGGAGCATTTAACGGACCTGGAGCTCTACTCGTGTTCAGAACAACTGCTAAGTTGAACTGGGATCCTGCGGTAGAAGGAACTTTAAATCCAGCAGGTTATGATTGGAATAATGTGCAACTTTCCAAACCTCGTTTGGCTTTAGCTCGTACTCGTAATAATATGACTGTGACTTCTGACGGTTTGATCAATATGACTGTTAAGACTCCTTTCACAGTAAATGACGATTACTTCCCTGATAACCCTAGCATTGCACAGATACTCTCGAATTCGAATAATTTCTTCATTCGCCCATGGGCAAACCCACTGCATATGTCTTTAGCAGGTTTATATCCTGGGGAAGATACTTCAGACTTCATGTATACAGAGCCAATGACTTATATTCATGGTAGTGAAGGTTTCAATACAATCATCGAAGCTCTCGTAGGCCGAGCAGAGTTGAGCAATATGGCGAATTTAACTGTGGATCAAGTAAAGCAGATCATTACACAGTATATGCTTAGGGATATCGTACAAAGGATCGCTCCTAACGTTCTTAACTCTGTAATTGCTGACTTAAGAGATACTGGAGTTACTATCACTTTACCAAGTTATCTTCCTGCTCCTCTTGGAAACTTCCCATTAACAGTGAAGTTTAAATTGAATACTGATGCAGCGATCAAACATGATGGAACTAATAAGGGTCTTGTGACTTCTTTGGATTTCGCATTCACAAGCGGTTATAATCCTCCAGCCGGACTCAGAACCCAATCTGGAAAAACTGGAATGGTTACCACCAGAACTTGGACTGCTGCTAATCCACCTCCTTCTACTTATCAGTTCAGCCAGTCCGCTGCGAACCCTGGATTCTTGATCTCAATGCATACTGATACAATTTCTCAGGCTGCATTCCATTTATGGCAGAGAAGGGGATTGGATATCGTTCTGAATAAGGCATTCATCGATGGAATGAACGCTTTTGCTGGTGCGGATCCTTTATTCGCTCTGACCACCTCTTTCTTAAAAGCTTCTCCTTTGGTTACAATCCTTGTGCCTGGAAGAAACAAATTGCAAGGTCTGAATGGTTCCAACGCGATTGCACCTCCAGTAAAATCTTTTGATGATATTGATATGGTGATGTCCCCGATCCATGCACCTAACGTGAAGTTTAAACCAATGACTTCCGCTGGAGTGCCTAAGATGAGATTGTATTTTACTGAAATGCAATTACAGATCATTGCTAAGAAACCGACTTCTTGCACTGGTCTTGTTGATGAAGAGCTTACAGAATGCCAAGCAGATACAAGAGCGAATGGTTACCAACAAACTTTGGGAACAGTTAGGATCAGCTTTGCTGCAGATGCAGACTTCCGTTTCAAAATGTTCTCTAACCCGACCAATAATCCTGCGTTTGCTAACTTAAACGCACTTCAGGTAATCCTAGATCCAATCAATAACTTGGATTATTCTGTAGAAGTTTTGGAGGGACAGACTTACAATCCTTTTGGTTTGGATCCTGATGGTATTAAATCAGTAATCTCTCCGTTAGTCACCACTTTGGTAATTCCTATGGTAAACAGTATTATGAAAGAAATTCCAATGCCTCCAGATATCACTTTCCCTAAATTGATCAACCCTGCAGGAACTCAATCCTGTGCGATCAGTGCGAAGAGTGATAAGGTACAATTCTTCACCTTGACTACTCCTCAAGTTGCAGATCCGTACCTGTTAGGAGGAATGAGATTTGTAGGACAAGCTGTAACAGATCCTGCATCTCTGATTGTCTGCCCTTAA